DNA sequence from the Actinacidiphila yeochonensis CN732 genome:
TCGGCGCTCTGGCCGCCGGCCAGGGCCACCGGCTCCAGGTCGCCCAGCCCCTTGACCTGCGGCTGGAGCACCGAGCGCACCGGCGCCACGACGACCCGCACAGGACCGGCCGCGACATCGCCGGCGGAGGGGTGGGCCAGCCGCCGCAGCACCGCCAGGCGGCGGCCGACGGTGTCGCTGCGCGGGGAGAGCCGTTCGTGCGGCAGCGTCTCCCACGACGGGAACTCCGCCACCGAGTCCGGCTCCAGCAGGGTACGCAGCGCGGCGGCCAGGTCCTCGGCCTCCCGGCCGGTCGCGGTCACCGCGAGGACGGTCCGCCCGGCGCGGGCGGCGAGCGCGGCGATGGCGAGCGGGCGGGCGGCCGGCGGCCCGACCAGATCCACGTGGGGGCGGGCACCGGAGGCGGCCGCCTCGACCGCCTCGGCGAGGGCGGCATCCTCGACGACGATGTCGACCAGACCGTTCAGGCTCATCAGATTCCTCAGGTTTTCCGACCGGGAGCGTCCGGGAGGAAGGGGCAGGCGGTGCGGAGTGAGTGGACGGGGACGGGCGGACAGGAGACGGGGACGCGGACGGGGACGGATGCCGGCAGGACGGCACGCGGGCACGGACCGGGCCGCACGGCGAAGGCACCTGGCCGGAGCCTTCCGCCACCCCGCCCCGAACAGCGCCGGAGCCGGGCCGGACCCGCCCGGTCGCGCGCCCTCGGGGGCGAACGCGGACCACCCGACACGTGGAACGGGCCGGGTTCACCCAGCCTACGACGTGGCGGTGACAGGCACCGCCCGGACGGGCACGCGGGCCCGGCGGGGCGCGCCGTGGCTGTCGGGCTGCCCGGATCCTGTCGGCCGGCACGTGGAACCGCGGGCGGGAGCCGGAACGTGTCGATGACAGAAACGGAACGGCACTGTGTCGAACCGAAGAACATCGGTCGAACCGAAAAACAGCCGAAGACCAACCGAAGACCAACCGAAGAGCAACTGAAGACCAACCGAAGAGCAACTGAAGAGCGGGGAGGGGCATTGCACAGCAGGCGAAGAGTCCCGGAGCACGCGGGAACCCACCGGAGGTGGGCGGCCGCGGTGGCCGCGGTCGCGGCGGGGGCGCTGTCCCTGGGCGGTGTCGCGCAGGCGGCGCCTGCCGGGGGCGGCGGAGCCGCCGGCCGGGCGGAGAGCGGAGCGGACGCCCACCAGGCGCTCCAGCAGGACTTCGCGGCGGCCGCGAAGGAGTTCCACGTGCCCGAGGGCGTGCTGCTGGCGGTGGCGTACCACCAGTCGCTGTGGGACACCCACGGCGGGAAGCCGAGCACGACCGGCAACTACAACGTGATGGGCCTGACCCACGTGGACGCGGCGGCCCTGGCCGCGGCCGCCCCCGAGACCGACGAGCGGGGCCTGGGCGGCACCTCCACGGGCACCGCCGCCAGGGCCGCCAAGGCCGGGAGCACGAGCACCGGGGGCACCGGCGACACGGCCGCCTACCGCACCCTGGACGCCGCCGCCGAGCTCATTGGCCGCTCGCAGGCGCAGTTGCGCGGCGACGCCGCGCAGAGTGTGCGCGGCGGGGCGGCGCTCCTGGCGCGCTACGAGAAGCAGCTCGCCGGCTCCCTGCCGGCCGACCCCGGTGCCTGGTACGCGGCGGTGGCCCGCTTCAGCCAGTCCACGGACGCGCAGGGCGCCGCGCAGTACGCCGACCGGGTGTACGCCACCCTGAAGGCGGGCGCCGCCCGCGTCACGGACGACGGCCAGCAGGTCACCCTGGCCGCCGAGCCGGCGGTGGTGCCGCAGACCGCCACCGTCGAGGAGCTGAAGCTGCCCTCGGCTACGGCCGAGGCGCAGGCGGAGACCGCGGCGGGCGGCACCGCCGCCACCCCGGCGGCCACCCCGGCCCCGGAGTGCCCGTCCGGCCTGACCTGCAACTTCGTTCCGGCCGCGTACAAGCAGAACAGCGCCACCGACAAGTCGAAGTACGGGAACTACGACATCGCGAACCGGCCGGCCGACGGCGACGCGATCAAGTACATCGTCATCCACGACACCGAGGGCAGCTACAGCGGCTCGCTCGCGCTGTTCCAGGACCCGACGAAGCTGGCCACCCCGCACTACATCGTGCGCTCCTCCGACGGGCTGGTCACCCAGCTCGTGCAGACCAAGAACGTGGCCTGGCACGCGGGGAACTACTACGTCAACGCCCACTCGATCGGCATCGAGCACGAGGGCGTCGCCGTGGACGGGGCGTCCTGGTACAGCGAGTCGATGTACGAGTCCTCGGCCGCGCTGGTCCGCTACCTGGCGGCGAAGTTCAACGTGCCGCTGGACCGGCAGCACATCATCGGCCACGACGACGTGCCGTCGCCGCAGACCGCGCAGCTGACCGCGATGCACTGGGACCCGGGGCCGTTCTGGAACTGGTCGCACTACATGGACCTGCTCGGCGCCACGCCGGGTGGCGGGGGCACCCCGATCGTCGGCGGCGAGGTCACCATCGACCCGCCGTTCACCTCCGCCAACGAGCCGGCCCTCACCGGCTGCTCCAGCGGCACCTGCTCGGCGCAGCCGGCCAGCTTCGTCTACCTGCGCACGTCCCCGTCCGCCACGGCGGCGCTGATCGGGGACTCGGTGATGGCCGGGCTGAAGGTCGCCAACGGCAGTACGCAGGCCGCTGACGTCACCGACAAGGCGGTCGCCGGGGAGAGCTTCGTCGTGGCCGGCGTCCAGGGTGACTGGACGGCGATCTGGTACGGCGGGCAGAAGGCCTGGTTCTACAACCCGGGCGGCGTCAACGCGGTGGCCAACGGCAACACCGCGCGCCACGTCGTCACCCCGGCCGGCGGCAGCGCGGTACAGGTGTACGGGCGGGCCTACCCGGAGGCCTCGGCCTACCCGTCGGTGATCGCCGACGTGGCCACCGAGGACACCCAGGTGGTGGCGCCCCTGGGCTACACCATCCCGGCCGGCCAGTCCTACGTCGCCGACGACCCGGTGACCTCGGACTACTACTACGCGAAGAACATCGACCAGAGCGCCCCGGGCGACCAGACCCGGGTGGTGGGCACCACCGTCTACTACCCGATCCGGTACAACCACCGGCTCGGCTTCGTCAAGGCCGCTGACGTGACGGTGGGCAGCGCGGCGGTACCGCCGGCGGGCACGTTCACCCCGGTCGGCCCCACGCGCATCATGGATACCCGCAACGGCACCGGCGTCGCCAAGGCGGCGGTGGGCGCGGGCAAGTCGGTCGTGCTCCAGGTCGCCGGCAAGGGCGGCGTGCCGTCCAGCGGGGTCACCGGCGTCGTCATGAACGTCACCGCGGTCGGCCCGACGGCCGCCGGCCACGTGGACGTCTACCCGGACGGCTCGCCCGCCCCGATCACCTCGAACCTCAACTTCCCGGCCGGGCGCACCATCGCCAACCTGGTGGTCGTCCCGGTCACCGACGGCAAGGTGGACCTGCGCAACGCGCTCGGCAGCGTCAACCTGCTCGCGGACGTGGTCGGCTACTACACCGCGTCGGACGCGGGGTCGAGGTTCGACCCGGTCGGCCCGACCCGGATCATGGACACCCGCAACGGCACCGGCGTCGCCAAGGCACCGGTGCGCGCGGGCACGTCGGTGGCGCTCCAGGTCACCGGCGGCAGCACCGGCATCCCCGCGAGCGGGGTGAAGGCCGTGGTCATGAACGTCACCGCGGTCCGGCCGACCACGGGCGGCTACCTGTCCGTCTACCCGGACGGCAGCGCCCGTCCCGCCACCTCCAGCATCAACTTCGTGTCGGGCACCACGATCCCGAACCTCGTCGTGGTGCCGGTCGTCGACGGCAAGGTGGACTTCTACAACTCCGCCGGCAGCGTCGACGTGCTCGCCGACGTCACCGGCTACTACGCGGCCACCGGCTCGGTGTTCCACTCCACCGGCCCGACCCGGATCATGGACACCCGCAACGGCACCGGCGGCCTCAAGGGCGCCGTGGCCGCGGGGAAGACCGTCACCCTGAAGGTGGCCGGGCACGGCGGCCTGCCCGCGAGCGGGGTGACGGCCGTGGTCATGAACGTCACCGCCGTCGGTCCGACGACGGGCGGCTACGTGATCGTCTACCCGGACGGCACCACGCGCCCGAACACCTCGAACCTCAACTTCCCGGCCAAGCAGACCATCCCGAACCTGGTGGTGGTCCCGGTGGTGGACGGGTCGGTGGCGTTCTACAACTCGGCGACGAGCGTCAACCTGCTGGCTGACATCACGGGGTACTACACCGCCTGACCTATAGGGGCCTGTTCCCGCCCGACCTATAGAGCACGTTCCCGCCTGGCGTCCTAGGGAGGCCAGGCGGGGACGCGCTCAGGGAAGCGGGCACGAAGGCGCCCGGCCGGGGAACCGGCCGGGCGCCTTCGCTGTGCGCGGACACCGTGTCCGGGCTGTCAGTCCGTGGCGATCGCGTTGAGGACGTTCATCCGTGCCGCCCGGAAGGCCGGCAGGACGGCGGCCAGCAGGCCCACCACGGCGGAGGCGACGAAGACGGTGGCGATCGTCGTCCACGGTATGCGCAGGATGCCCAGGCCCGAGGAGGCCAGCACGTGCTGGGCGGTGGAGCCCCAGCTCAGGCCGAGCCCCAGGCCGACCAGCGCGCCGAAGAGGGCGATGACCACCGACTCCAGCCGGATCATCCGGCGCATCTGGCGGCGGGAGGTGCCGATGGCCCGCATCAGGCCGATCTCCCGGGTCCGCTCGACCACCGACAGCGCCAGGGTGTTGACCACGCCGAGCACCGCCACGATGATCGCCAGCGCCAGCAGCGCGTAGATCATGTAGAGCAGCTGGTCGACCTCGCCCTTGATCAGGCTCTTGTAGTCGGCCTGGTCGCGGACGTCGATCTGCGGGTAGTCGTGGGTGACCGCCTTGAGGGAGGCGTACGCCTCCTTCTCCTTGCCGTGGACGGCGACGCCGAAGACCATGAAGTCGTGCGGCATCGCCGTGGCGGGCAGGTAGCGGCGGGCCGTGTCGATGTCGGTGAACAGGGTGCCGTTCTCGATGGTGGAGTCGTCGCTGGTGATCGCGGCGAGCCGCAGCGAGGCCGTACGGCCGCCGACGAACGCGACCTTGAGCCGGTCGCCGAGCTTCAGGTGGTTGTCCTCGGCGAACTTCTGCGGCACGGACATCGCGTCCCTGCCGTAGGCGTCCGACAGCTTGCCGGCGGTGGTGTCCAGCCGCACGTCGTCGGCGTAGGTGGCCTGGGCGGCGCTGATGTCGTCCTTGACCTGCTTGCCGGACGGGGTGGTGATGACCGTGTTGACGATCGTGTAGTCGGTGAAGTGGGCGATGTCCTTGGCGGACTTGACGGCCTTCTCCGCGGCCGGGGTGAGCGGCATGCTCCCGCTGCTGCCGGTCTGGATGATGAAGTCGGCGCCGACGGACTTGTCGAGCTGGTCGCTGGCGGAGGCCACCATGGACGAGCCGACCACCGACATACCGGCCACCAGCGCCAGTCCGATCATCAGCGCGGAGGCGGTCGCACCGGTCCGGCGGGGGTTGCGCAGGGCGTTGCGCTCGGCGAGCCGGCCCATCGGCCCGAAGAACCGCAGGCTGACCGCGCTGACCGCGCGGACCACCACCCTCGCCAGCAGCGGGCCGACGATCACGAAGCCGACCAGGGTGAGCAGGACGCCCAGGCCCAGCAGGCTGCCGCCCGAGGACGCCCGGTCCGCCTGGGCGGCGCCCACCAGCGCCGCCGCGCCGGCGGCGCAGACCAGTACGCCCAGCACGGTGCGGACCAGGCCCGTGCGGCCGTCGGCGGTGGTGCCGGCGTCGCGCAGCGCGGCCATCGGGGAGATCCTCCCGGCCCGCCGGGCGGGGATGTAGGCCGACAGGACGGTGACCAGCACGCCGACGGCCAGACCGACCACCGGGGTGGTCGCCTTGACGGTCAGCTGGGAGGCGTCCAGGTGCATGCCGGCCTTGCCCATGAGCTTCATCAGGCCGACGGCCAGTCCGATGCCGCCGCCGATGCCGGCGACCGAGCCGACCGTGCCGAGCATGACCGCCTCGATCAGCACCGAGCGGTTGACCTGGCGGCGGCTGGCGCCCAGCGCCCGCATCAGGCCGATCTCCCGGGTGCGCTGGGCGACCAGCATGGAGAAGGTGTTGACGATCAGGAAGACGCCCACCAGGACGGCGATCCCCGCGAAGCCGAGCATCGCGTACTTCAGGAAGCCGAGGAAGCCGACCTCGTCCTTGTCCTTCTTGGTGGTCTCGGCCGCCGTGTCCACGGTGTAGCCGTGGCCGACGGCCGCCGTGACGTTCTCCTTGAGCTGCCGGTCCGTCACCCCCTTGGCGGCGGTCAGGCCGTAGCCGGTGTAGGCGTCGGTGGTGCCCAGCAGCCGGCGCTGCGCGGTGGTCGTGTCGATGTAGACGACGGCCGCGCCGGGGTTGGTGGACCTGAAGGTGACGATGCCGGTGAGGGTGACCCGGAAGTCGCCCGGCTCCGCGATGACCCGCAGCGTGTCGCCGATCCTGAGGTGCTTGGCCTTGGCGGTGTCGGCGTCGACGACCGCGTCGGCGGGCCCCTGCGGCAGGTGGCCGGAGGACAGGCGCACCGCCTTGGTCTCCGTGGAGTCCCAGTTGCTGACGATGGTCGGCGCGCCCGTGGAGGCGCCGATGCTGTCGTTGTGCGCGTCGGCGACGGTGACGTCCTCGCTGGTGACGTCCGGCACCGAGGCGGCGACGTCGCCGACCCGGGCCAGCCGGTGCTGGAGCGAGGCCGGCACGGTCTGCGGCAGACCGGTGGCCTGGCGGTCCTTGACCTCCTTGGCGCTCACCGTCACGTCGGAGGCGGTGGAGCCGAAGAGCCGGTCGAAGGTCGAGGTCATGGTGTCGGTGAACACCAGGGTGCCGCAGATGAAGCCGACGGACAGCAGGACGGCGACGCCCGACAGGGCCATGCGGCCCTTGTGCGCGAAGAAGTTGCGCACCGAGGTCCTGAGGACGGTCACGAGGTCCTCCCGCGGCCGTCGAAGGACTTCATGCGCTCCAGGACGGTCGCGGCCGTGGGGTCGGCCATGTCGTCGACGATCCGGCCGTCGGCGAGGTACAGCACGCGGTCCGCGTAGGAGGCGGCGACCGGGTCGTGGGTGACCATGACGATGGTCTGGCCGAGTTCGTCCACCGAGCGGCGCAGGAAGCCCAGCACCTCGGCGCCGGCCCGCGAGTCGAGGTTGCCGGTCGGCTCGTCGCCGAAGATGATCTCGGGCCGGGCGGCCAGCGCCCGGGCGACGGCCACCCGCTGCTGCTGGCCGCCGGAGAGCTGGCTGGGACGGTGCTTGAGCCGGCCGCCGAGGCCGACGGTCTCCACCACCCGGTCCATCCAGTCCCGGTCGACCCTCCGGCCGGCGATGTCCATGGGCAGCGTGATGTTCTCCGCCGCGTTGAGCGTCGGGAGCAGGTTGAAGGACTGGAAGATGAAGCCGATCTTGTCCCGGCGCAACCGGGTCAGCCTCTTCTCCTTCAGCCCGGTGATCATTGTCCCGCCGATCCAGATGGAGCCCTCGGTGACGGTGTCGAGCCCTGCCAGGCAGTGCATCAGCGTGGACTTGCCGGACCCCGAGGGGCCCATGATCGCGGTGAACCGGCCGCGGACGATGTCGACGTCCACCGCGTCGAGCGCGACCACCCGCGTCTCGCCGGCGCCGTACGCCTTGGTCACCGAGCGGCCGGCTGCGGCTACGGCCGAACGTTCTCCGCTGCCCCCGGCTGTGGGAACCGTCATAGCCGTCGTCACTTCGTCTCCCGTTGTGGTGGTGTCAGTGGTCGTGTCAGTGCTGGCGCGCCCTGCGGCGCTTCGGTGCGGGCCCGCGTGCCGTGCCGGCCTGCCTGCGTGCTCATCAGCCTGCCGGTCCGGCGGCTGCCGGACGATGGGGGCGTTCTCCGTCTTCGAGGGGGGTTTTCCCCACCCTCCGACGTGACGCCTGTCCCACCACACGACCGTAGGTTCGGCGCGGCGACCGAACGTCATCCGCCGGTACGAACCGGGGCATGACGAAAGTGGGTGGCGCCCCTTAGGGGTCCGTGAGGCCGGGCGGAGCCACACGTCAGGGGCGTACTCGGGGGAGCGCGCGGCTGCCGTGGAGGGATCGGCGCCGGGTCGTCCGGACGGCGTAGGGGGGCGGCGGGGCGACCCGCCGCCGACAGCCCGTCAGGCGCGGGACCGCAGGACGGCGACACCGGCGTCGAGGGCGGCCTCCAGGCGGGTCGACCGCCCGGGCCGGAGAAGGATCGACACGTCGGTCGGCCTGGATCCGGCGCCCCTGGCCCGCCGGGCCACCGGCTGCGCTGGGGTCTTCACGGCAGCGGCCGGCTGCGGCACCGGGGCCTTCACGGGCCCCTGAGGGGCCGTCACCGAGACCTCAGGGGCCGTCGGCCCGGGGCCCGCGGGCGCGAGGGGCCGCAGAGGGAGTCGAGGTCGGCACACCCGGGCGCCGTGGTCTCAGCCGAGGGTGAGCCGCACCATCCGGCCGCCGCCGACCAGGACCGTCAGGGCGTGGTCGATGTCCGAGCCGGCGTACCAGTCGCCGGTGTGGTCGACGGCGTAGACGCGGCCCTCGGCGTCGATGGCGAGCAGCGCCCCGGTGCCGGGCTCCTCACCCAGCGGGCTGATCTCGGTCTCCAGGGCGCGCCCCAGGTCGCCGAACGTGCGCGCCAGATGCAGACCGCGCAGCGGATCGACCACCACCCCGCCGGGGGCGACCAGCCGCCCCGGCCCGGTGGCCGGCGGGATCTCCAGGCCGCCGAACTCCGCCCACGCCTCGACCGCCGCGGGGAACACCGCGTGCCGGTGGCCACCGGGCGAGACATGGGCGCGCAGCCCGTCCGCCCACTCCTCGGCCAGCTTGATGTCCCAGCGGCCGGGCCGCCAGCCGGCCTCCCGCAGGGCCGCGTCGACACCGGCGGGGAACCGTGTGCTCGCCGCCATCCCCGCGCTCACGCGCGCTCCGTGCCCGGGTCGAACGGACGCACCCCGAAGTGCGCGAGCAGTGAGGCGCAGGAGCGGCAGGGCGGCGCGTAGGAGCCGTGCGCGGGGTCGCCGTCCTCGCGTATCCGCCGGGCGGTCAGCCTGGCCCCGCGCAGCGCCTTGCGGGCCTCGCTCTGGGTGAGCGGCCGGCGGGAGGCGCGCTTGCCGCGCGTCGCCTCCACCGCGGCCAGGTGGCGCGAGAGCAGAACCGGTTCCGGACAGCGCCCGGCGAACCGCTCGCGCTGGCCCACCGGGAGCGCGTCCAGGAACTCCTGGACGATGGCGTGCAGGACGGGCGGTTGCTCGCCCTTGGCACCCGTGCAGGTGAGCACCTCGTCACGGACGGACAGGGCGGCGGCCACCGCGGGCAGGATGCCGTCCCTGCGGTGGCGCAGCACCGGTGGCCCGAGCGGGTCGGCGACCGCGCTCCAGCTCAGGCGCGGGTCCGAGGCGCCCGCCCTCTGTAGGTGAGTTGTCATCTCTCCTGATCGTCCCTCCGTCCGCCGAGGCCGGCGGTCACTCCCCCGTCATGCCGGATCAGATTGCCAAACCCGGCGTCGGATGGGGAAGCGGGACGCGGCGCGGCGGGCCCTGTGTGTGGGCCTTGTCACCGTCCTGTGACGGCCAGACGTACACATGGACACGCTGAGCGCACAGGTGTACGCACTCCGGTAGAACGGTTCCGGCCACGCACCGGCTGCCGGGGGCGGGGCGCCAAGCACCGGACGGCGCCTCCTGGGGACCGGCGTTCGGCCGGAAGGGGCACAGGAGAAGGGGCACAGGAGGAGGCACCGGAAGGCACCGGCAGAGGCACCGGTGGTCGGGAGCCCCGCAAGGACGACGGCTTCAACCGGCCCCAGGGCCCTGGTCACCGGCGACGACGTACCGGGCCGGGGTGGCCCGGACGGCCGCCCGCCACGGACGGCGCGGCGCGGGACCGGTCCTGTGCGCGGTGCGCCGCAGGAGGCGGACCGGGCCCCACCGCCCCACGGGTGCCGTAGAGTCGCGCGGCAACGGGCGGCCGTCCGCGTGGGCCGTACGGGCCGCGCCGCGTCAGGAGCGGCCCGACAGGCGCCGGACGTCCGCCGGGCCGGGCCCGCTCACGGACAACAGGGGTGCGTACAGATGCGGATACGTGCAGGCAGCCGCCTACTCGCCGGTAACCGGGGAGCGTTGGCCACGTCCCTGGTCCTGCTGCCGGCCCTGGCGCTGACCGCGGCCTGCGGCGCCAAGAAGCCGGACACCCCGGCCCAGCGGCTGGTCCACGCGATGCTGGGCTCCAAGGACGTGCCGCAGGTGAAGGCGGTCCCCTCCACCGCCTCCAACCAGTTGCTCGGCGACGCGCAGAAGGCCGACAAGGCCGAGTGCCAGCCGATGGCCGACCAGTGGAGCACCAAACCGTCCCGCCACACCCCGCAGGTCTACACAGGCGGCGTCCTCACCGACACCGCGGCGACGGACCCCAACGCCAAGGAGATCACCCTGGAGGTCCTGGCCACCTACAAGCCCGGCGAGGCCCGCCAGGTGCTCGACGCCCTCACCTCGGCGCTGCGCGCCTGCCACGGCTACACGACGGTACGCAACGGCACCACCACCCACTTCACCGTCGTCGCGCACCCGGCGTCCGGCGCGCCGCTGGGCGACCAGCAGGTGTCGTACTCCGTCACCGACCCGGCGCTGGGCGCCCAGGGCACGGTGCTGGTCACGGTGGTGAGGGTCGGCGACAGCACCGCCGCGTACGAGACGGTGCGCGCCGACCACAGGACCGCCGTGCTGCGTCCCGCGATCCCGTTGAAGCAGAGCGCGAAGCTGCGCGAGCAGGAGTCGCGCTGACGAACCGTCGCCATCCGGGCGGCCCCGAGGCCCCCCGCCCGGCCGGGACCGCGACGGGTGCGCACGGGTTGTCCACAGGGTCGGACCGGGCCGTTCTTGAGCCGTGCCGGACCCCCTAGGCTGTGGTTCGTCAGCTCGCACGCAGCAGGGGGCAACCGCCATGACGACAGGCCCGCAGGGGTTGGGAGCACCTCCGGGACCCGCGGCCTCGGGGCATCCCGTGCCGCCCAACGCCGCCTACGCCGGACAGGTCGTGCACTTCCCCGACCCGGTGCGCGCCGCCCGCCATCCCCGCGGCGTGTGGGTGGACGAGGACGGCTACCCCGACTTCTCCCCGTACGCCCGCGCGGCGGCGGAGATCGCCGATCCCCCCGAGGGCTTCGGGGTGGACGAGCTGCGGCTGACGGACTACGTGTCGGCGAACGCCGCCCTGCACGCCTCCGGCCACGAGTTGTGGGGGAGCCTGCCGCCGGTGGCCACCCCGCACGGCTGGACCTGGCACCACGTGCGCGGCGGACGCCGGCTGGAGCTGATCCCGGTCGAGGTGAAGGCGCTGCTGCGGCACCACGGCGGCCTCGCCACCTCCAGCGCCGACCACGCCAAGCGCGGCACCCGCCCCCTCCAGGAGACCCACCCGGTCCACTTCGGCCTGCCCAAGGACCCGGTGGCCGTCACCGAGCGCCAGGTGCAGGAGGTGGAGGAGGAGCTGGGCTACCGGCTGCCGGACTCCTACCGCACCTTCCTCAAGGCGGCGGGCGGCTGCGCGCCCAAGGGCGTCGCGCTCGACCCCCGGTTGGGGCTGCTGGTCGACCAGCCCTTCTTCACCGTCCGCGAGGACGCCGCGGTCAACGACCTCGTGTACGTCAACAAGTGCCTGCGCGACCACCTCACCAAGGACTACCTCGCGATCGGCTACGTGCAGGGCGGTCTCCTCGCGGTCAAGGCCCGCGGGCCGGAGCGGGGTTCGGTCTGGTTCTGCGCCTACGACGACGTCCGCGACGACGACCGCCGGGCGACACCCGCCGACCGGGTGGCGGAACTGCTGCTGCCGTGCGGCGAGTCGTTCGACGCGTTCCTGCTCCGCCTGGCCGGCAGCCCGCCCGAGCTGGAGACGGTGGCGAACCTGATGGTGGACGGCGGCTTCGCCGCCGCCGTCCCGGTGGAGGGGTGAGGCGGCCGATGGTCACCTTCGCACAGGCGCAGGAGCGCGCCGAGCGCTGGATCAACACCGATGTCGAGGCGTACGCGGCCCGGGAGGTCCGGGTGCGCGAGTTCGACCTGGGCTTCGTGGTGTGGTCCGAGCAGCGGGAGGACGGCCCCTCCTCCGACGCGGGGTCCATGCGGGTCGTCATCGCCCGCGACACCGGAGAGGCCACCTTGTGGCCGGGCCTGCCGATAGGCGAGCTCATCCGCCGCTACGAGGAGAAGTACGGTCAGGCGGCCGAGGAAGCGCCACCCGGGCCACCCCAGCGCGTCGACCTTGAGGCCACCTCCTTCTTCCTGAGCCCGCCGCAGTGGCTCCAGGAGGCGGCCGACCGCAGGAGTGTCCCCGACCAGCGGTCCTCCGCCCCGTCCGACACGGCGAAGCCCGCCCCGCAGGAGGGGCCCGCGGAACCGGCGGCGCCGGCCGCCGCGAGCGGCGGAACGCCGGCCGACGGCATCGACTACCGGCGGCACCGCGACGCCGCCCCGTCCCCGGTCCCGGCCCCGGCCCCCGCCCCGGCTCCGTCCGCGACAGCCGAGGCTCCGCCGACCGCGTCCGCACCGGAGCGGGCCGTTCCCGCACAGGCCGTTCCCCCGCAGGCCCCGCAGCCGGTTCTTCCGCAGACGCCGCAGACGCCGCAGGCCGCTCAGGCCGCTCCGAACGCGAAGCCCGGCGTCGACTTCCGGCGGCCTGCCGCCCGCGCGGCCGACGACAGCTGGGCCGGCAAGACGGTGAACGACTCCGGCGAGAGCCCGTCCGTGCCGGTGCCGGCCACCGTGTTCGCCCCCCCGATCAGCGGGTCCGACCTGCCCGAGGTGCTCCTGCCGTCCGGCGCCCAGCCGCCGAGCGCGCCGCCGCATCCGGGCGTGCCGCACACCATGGGCGGGTCGCCCTACCCGCCGCCCGCGGGCCCGGCTGTGCCCCTGCCGCCGCCTCCGGGCCTGGGTGCGCCCGCCGCACCGGGTGCGCCCGGCCACCCGCACGGCCAGGTGCCGCCGCCGTATGCCCCCGCTCCTGGCGGCCCGCTTCCCCAGTCGGGCCCGGGCGTCCCGCCGCCACCGCCCGGCGTCGGCACGCCCCGCCTCCCGGGCAGACCGCCCCGCACCACGCCGCGGCCATGCCCGCCGCCCCGGGCACACCGCCCACCGGTGCCGGAGCACCGCCCCACCGCCGTTCCCGGCCCCGCCCACCCCGCCGACCGGCCCCGTGATGCCCCCGCCGGCCTCGTACGGCTACCCGCAGGGCAACGTGCCCACGGTCGGCCCCGGTTACATGGCCGTGCTCCGCTACCGCGGCCAGGACGGCAGCGAGCAGCAGCTCATCCGCCGTTCGGCGCCCGGCACCCCGCACCCGGAGTGGCAGGTCCTGCACGAGCTGCGCTCCCTGGGCGTACGGCCCGAGCAGGTGCTGGAGCTCCACACCGAACTGGAGTCCTGCGACCTGCCCGGCGGCTACTGCGCCCGGATGATCCGGG
Encoded proteins:
- a CDS encoding SMI1/KNR4 family protein; amino-acid sequence: MTTGPQGLGAPPGPAASGHPVPPNAAYAGQVVHFPDPVRAARHPRGVWVDEDGYPDFSPYARAAAEIADPPEGFGVDELRLTDYVSANAALHASGHELWGSLPPVATPHGWTWHHVRGGRRLELIPVEVKALLRHHGGLATSSADHAKRGTRPLQETHPVHFGLPKDPVAVTERQVQEVEEELGYRLPDSYRTFLKAAGGCAPKGVALDPRLGLLVDQPFFTVREDAAVNDLVYVNKCLRDHLTKDYLAIGYVQGGLLAVKARGPERGSVWFCAYDDVRDDDRRATPADRVAELLLPCGESFDAFLLRLAGSPPELETVANLMVDGGFAAAVPVEG
- a CDS encoding YwqJ-related putative deaminase, translating into MTTHLQRAGASDPRLSWSAVADPLGPPVLRHRRDGILPAVAAALSVRDEVLTCTGAKGEQPPVLHAIVQEFLDALPVGQRERFAGRCPEPVLLSRHLAAVEATRGKRASRRPLTQSEARKALRGARLTARRIREDGDPAHGSYAPPCRSCASLLAHFGVRPFDPGTERA
- a CDS encoding sensor domain-containing protein yields the protein MATSLVLLPALALTAACGAKKPDTPAQRLVHAMLGSKDVPQVKAVPSTASNQLLGDAQKADKAECQPMADQWSTKPSRHTPQVYTGGVLTDTAATDPNAKEITLEVLATYKPGEARQVLDALTSALRACHGYTTVRNGTTTHFTVVAHPASGAPLGDQQVSYSVTDPALGAQGTVLVTVVRVGDSTAAYETVRADHRTAVLRPAIPLKQSAKLREQESR